In one window of Verrucomicrobiota bacterium DNA:
- a CDS encoding Uma2 family endonuclease: MSHAPKTVETYKLTVRDFHALFPLLDSDQRHELLDGQIYIMPIPGTPHVRALRRLERQFLRHEGPGLCIWAGGLILSEHAEVWPDLMLREAEPPEGAPAALPAQVKLLVEVSDTTLHHDAHKKLWDYHRAGVAEYWVLDVQGRQVLRYLPPSYASEAFVSGGPPLSPQAYPDVAIDVGALFS, encoded by the coding sequence ATGAGCCACGCCCCCAAAACGGTCGAGACTTACAAACTCACAGTCCGGGATTTCCACGCCCTGTTTCCGCTCCTCGACTCCGACCAGCGGCACGAGCTGCTCGACGGCCAGATCTACATCATGCCCATCCCCGGCACCCCGCACGTGCGCGCCTTGAGGCGCCTGGAACGCCAATTCCTCCGACACGAAGGCCCCGGGCTTTGCATTTGGGCGGGGGGCCTGATCCTGAGCGAACACGCCGAGGTTTGGCCCGACCTGATGTTGCGGGAGGCCGAACCGCCCGAAGGGGCGCCCGCCGCGCTCCCGGCGCAAGTGAAGCTCCTCGTCGAGGTTTCCGACACGACCCTGCACCACGACGCCCACAAGAAGCTCTGGGATTACCACCGGGCCGGGGTGGCCGAATACTGGGTCCTCGATGTGCAGGGCCGCCAGGTATTGCGCTACTTGCCGCCCTCCTACGCGTCCGAGGCCTTCGTGTCGGGCGGACCCCCACTTTCACCCCAGGCCTACCCGGACGTGGCGATTGATGTCGGGGCGCTGTTTTCGTGA
- a CDS encoding HigA family addiction module antidote protein, whose product MTQTPIHPGEHLKEELDALGMSAAELARHLDVPTNRITAILNGRRAITGDTALRLSHFFGTSAEFWLNLQSLYELRLAQKKVVKAIDRLPTLKKLEHAHA is encoded by the coding sequence ATGACACAGACACCGATACATCCCGGCGAACACCTGAAAGAGGAACTGGACGCACTCGGCATGAGCGCGGCCGAGCTCGCCCGTCACCTTGACGTGCCGACCAACCGCATCACGGCGATCTTGAACGGCCGCCGCGCCATTACGGGCGACACCGCTTTGCGCCTATCCCATTTCTTCGGCACCAGCGCGGAATTCTGGCTCAATCTGCAGAGCCTTTACGAGCTGCGCTTGGCGCAGAAGAAAGTTGTCAAGGCTATCGACCGTTTACCGACCCTGAAAAAGCTCGAACACGCACACGCCTAA
- a CDS encoding abortive infection family protein, whose translation MRPTRGSDTIKRRLSNPDTIGNGLAELRGLYGTGHGKHAKTGGLSVRHAKLAVGAAATLPTFLFDAHKETMPGSH comes from the coding sequence ATGAGGCCCACCCGCGGCAGCGATACAATTAAACGGCGCTTGAGTAACCCTGACACCATCGGCAACGGCTTGGCCGAGCTGCGTGGCCTTTACGGTACTGGTCACGGAAAGCACGCCAAAACCGGCGGGCTTAGCGTACGGCATGCCAAGCTTGCGGTCGGTGCCGCCGCGACACTGCCAACGTTTCTTTTCGACGCCCACAAAGAAACGATGCCGGGATCCCATTAA
- the tnpB gene encoding IS66 family insertion sequence element accessory protein TnpB yields MGATDLREGFDGLYGLARDCLGLDPLSGRLALFCNRQRKQTTFSIPMPTLGDPIPVASAVRSEGSPDSTHGSSGQPSGSWVLGSNGSEKSHKDECEKGFRYRPRNNRVACPMGLFTNGISTMSPTSWRRLRLVTPGVQKRR; encoded by the coding sequence GTGGGCGCGACCGATCTGCGCGAGGGCTTCGACGGGCTCTATGGCTTGGCGCGCGATTGTCTCGGGTTGGACCCCTTGAGCGGTCGCCTGGCGTTGTTTTGTAATCGGCAGCGGAAGCAAACGACATTCAGCATACCGATGCCAACACTTGGTGATCCAATACCGGTGGCATCCGCCGTACGGTCAGAAGGTTCCCCTGATTCGACGCACGGGTCGTCGGGGCAACCAAGTGGTTCATGGGTATTGGGGAGCAACGGATCAGAAAAGTCACATAAGGACGAGTGCGAAAAGGGGTTCCGTTATCGCCCCAGAAACAACCGGGTAGCTTGCCCAATGGGTTTGTTTACCAACGGCATTTCTACGATGAGCCCGACTTCTTGGCGCCGCCTGCGGTTGGTGACCCCGGGAGTGCAGAA
- a CDS encoding type II toxin-antitoxin system RelE/ParE family toxin: protein MLGHRLPVLPPLNDFWETAVAITDLAALPGNRFEALLRRQVRTPILTNTRPARLDLLKGDRKGQYSIRINDQWRICLEWPAGSPGPENVEIVDYH from the coding sequence ATGCTCGGCCACCGGCTTCCCGTGCTGCCGCCCTTGAACGATTTCTGGGAAACGGCCGTGGCGATAACCGATCTCGCCGCTTTGCCCGGAAACCGCTTCGAAGCCCTCCTAAGGCGTCAGGTCCGTACGCCCATCCTAACAAACACCCGCCCCGCCCGGTTGGATTTGCTGAAAGGGGATCGGAAAGGCCAGTACAGCATCCGCATCAACGATCAATGGCGGATCTGTCTTGAATGGCCGGCCGGCTCGCCCGGCCCTGAAAATGTTGAGATCGTGGACTATCACTGA